One segment of Panicum virgatum strain AP13 chromosome 3K, P.virgatum_v5, whole genome shotgun sequence DNA contains the following:
- the LOC120699449 gene encoding uncharacterized protein LOC120699449, producing MASAESPRWRRRLPPAIPLEPVRTTIIDLGDDLILEIFLRLPSLPSLVRAALACRAFLAAVLSAPAFRRRFRQLHPPPLLGFFFVPNRGEASPFVPVHRRSDPDLAAAVRGADVFLTRLPCHEDASQVWELLMCQGGYILLVNSSTRQIAAYNPLTRALDILPPPDEISNAFRGNFIRLDFLILSSEEADGSFRVLGLYYGKSEVRAAVFSFNTMDWSILTLSEPAIAQPSRKNCTRLQSGTLLNGSVYWPHKKKAYMLVLDGAAIFLHGSAGALEGTRGHLHDWGNQGWKTLYCLRN from the coding sequence ATGGCCTCCGCGGAATcaccgcggtggcggcggcggctcccgccGGCGATACCACTCGAACCCGTTCGTACCACCATAATCGACCTCGGCGACGACCTCATCCTCGAGATCTTCCTCCGTCTCCCGTCCCTGCCGAGCCTCGtccgcgccgcgctcgcctgccgcgctttcctcgccgccgtcctctccGCCCcggccttccgccgccgcttccgccaGCTCCACCCGCCCCCTCTCCTCGGGTTCTTCTTCGTCCCCAACCGCGGCGAAGCGTCCCCGTTCGTGCCCGTCCACCGCCGCTCCGACCCGGACCTCGCTGCCGCCGTCCGCGGCGCCGACGTCTTCCTCACGCGCCTCCCCTGCCACGAGGACGCCTCCCAGGTGTGGGAGCTCTTGATGTGCCAAGGCGGCTACATCCTCCTGGTCAACTCGAGCACCAGGCAGATCGCCGCCTACAACCCCCTCACCCGGGCTCTGGATATCCTTCCGCCGCCCGACGAGATCTCCAACGCTTTCCGTGGCAACTTCATCAGGCTCGACTTCCTCATCCTCTCCTCCGAGGAGGCCGATGGATCTTTCCGCGTGCTCGGCTTATACTACGGGAAATCGGAGGTGCGCGCCGCCGTCTTCTCTTTCAACACCATGGACTGGAGCATCCTCACCCTGTCAGAGCCTGCAATTGCACAGCCGTCGAGAAAGAACTGTACTAGGCTTCAATCGGGTACGCTGTTGAATGGATCCGTGTACTGGCCACACAAGAAAAAGGCTTACATGCTGGTGCTCGACGGCGCTGCAATTTTCCTACATGGATCTGCCGGCGCACTTGAAGGGACAAGGGGACACTTACATGATTGGGGAAACCAAGGATGGAAAACTCTGTATTGTCTCCGTAACTGA